TTTTGAGTGAAAGGAAGAAAATTATGCCCAAGCGGGTAACCAGTAACTGCGCCAAGCATCAGAGAGAACTGGCGATTGCTATAAAGAGAGCCCGGGAAATCGGATTGCTACCTTACGCAGTTGATTGATGCAACCAAGTCATGAGGTCATTTAGGCCGAGTGT
This is a stretch of genomic DNA from Atribacteraceae bacterium. It encodes these proteins:
- the rpsR gene encoding 30S ribosomal protein S18, translated to MPTLKEGGKRFFRRGRKKVCAFCMDKSQIDYKDVNRLLRFLSERKKIMPKRVTSNCAKHQRELAIAIKRAREIGLLPYAVD